A segment of the Candidatus Methanomethylicota archaeon genome:
GTCTGCGTTGTTCTGTTGTTAATTGAAGTTCTCCTTTCTTTATTATTGTAGTTACTATTGTTTTTAAATCATTTGTTCCAAAATTTTTTACTAATGATTCTTCAGAAGCTTTTTCACCTTTTCTTGCATCTTTATATACAATTTCACTTATTAATAATTCCTTAAAATCTACTTCTTTTCCACTTTTTAGCATCCATGCTAAATCAGGATCTACCAATATTTCAAAATGCTCTTTTCCAATAGTAAGTCTAGCTATAACTTTTTCCTTAGGCATTCTAAGTCGCCTTGAGTTCTTTAATATAATTAGTCAATTTTTCTGAAGAAACTATTTCAAATTTACCTGTATCTTTTCTTGCAATAGCCATTTCTACTCTAGTTGAATCTAATCCACCTTCAATTACTAAAGATAATGCTTTTAAAGCTAAGTTAATTGCATCTTCTAAATTAATATTTGAATTATAGTTTTTCTCAAAAAATTCAGTAACTGATTGACTACCTGCACCTATGGAAACTGCATAATATCCAGCATAAGCTCCGCTAGGCTCAGTCATAAATAATCTAGGACCAAATTTATCTACACCTGCTATTAATAATGAAACACCAAATGGACGGACACCTGCATGTTGAGTATAAAGTTGTTTAATACTACTTATCTTTTTAGTTAAGACTTCTATATCAATTAGTTCATCATATAATAAACGATTTATTTGAGCTTCTTGTCTTGCATTTTCTATTAATATTCTAGCATCTGAAGATAATCCTGCAAAAGTCGCACCTACATGTTCATCTATTTTAAGAATTTTTTCCATAGAAGATGGATCTATTAACGGACTTATCTTTTTCTTTTCTACAGCAATTACTACACCATCAACACATCTTATACCTAATGCTGTCCATCCTCTTCTAACAGCTTCTAAAGCATATTCTACTTGAAAAAGACGTCCATCTGGAGAGAATATGGTAATTGCACGATCATATCCCATTCCTGGAGGTGTAAACATTTATACTCACCTACATAAACATATACTATATTGTCAGTTAAAAATAAATTGTTATAATTATATTCTTTTCGCATTTACTTAATCTTAATTTTTTCAGAAAGTTCTGGAATATATTTTTTAACTAATTTCATCATTTCTTCATCTGATATGGAAAGTACATTTCCATCTTCAAAATATTTTAACACTTCTTGATATATTTTTATAACTCTTGGATCATCTTTAGTAAGTTTTTCATTATTCTTTAATTTAAAATGATAATTTATCCAAAATGCAATACCTGCAGCTCCAGAATAAGGAGTTATTGAAATTCCTGGTGGAACTCCTAATAATTTTTCAGTATCAAAAGGTAAATACATTTCAATATTCTTAAGAGTCCCATCAGCATGTATACCTGCTCTTGTAACATTGAAATTACTTCCTACTATTGGATAATAAGTTGGGATTTTATAACCTATTACATTTCTATAATATTCAGCCATTTCTGTTATTGCAAGTGTATCCATTCCATCCAAATCACCTTTTATAGCAGCATAAATAAATACCATAGCTTCAAGTGGAACATTTCCAGCTCTTTCTCCTATTCCTAATAATGTAGTATTATTAAGAGAAGCTCCATAAAGCCAAGCTGCTGTTGCATTTGCAACACCCATATGAAAATCATTATGACCATGGAATTCTAGCCATTCTGAAGGAACTCCAACAATATGTCTAAGAATCCAAACAATCTTTGGAATACTCCTTGGTAAAGCTGCTTGTGGCCATGGAAGGCCTAAACCTAATGTGTCAGGTATTCTTATTTTAACAGGAAGACCATACTTATCTGATAAGCGCATTAGAGCTTTAGCAAAAGGAACAACTACACCTAATATATCAGCTCTTGTACAATCTTCTATATGTGCTCTCATAGTTATTCCAGCTTTTAAACCTTCTTCAATAACTTCTAAGTATTTTGAAAGTACTTGGGATCTGCTTAATCCTTTAAATTTATAGAATATGTGATAGTCAGAAATTGATGCTAACATTCCAACTTCTTCAAGTTTTTCCTCTTTTGCAAGTTTTAAATCATCTAAATTAGCTCTAATCCAACCACTTATTGTAGGATACTCTAATCCTAGCGATTTTATTTGTCTAAGAGCTTCTCTATCTCTTCTTGTGTAAAGAAAACATTCTGTCATTAAAATTTTCCCTTTTGGACCACCAATTCTATTTAGAAATTTATATAATTGAACAATTTGTTCCACAGTATAAGGTTCGATTGCTTGTTGACCATCTCTAAAAGATGTATCAGTAATCCAGAGCTCCTTAGGAATCTCTTGTGGAACAATTACTCCATCCCAAATTATTTTAGGAGGGGAGGAAAAAGGAAATAACTCTTTATACAACTTTGGTTCAGGTGAATCTACAACTTCATAATCAGGATAATCAATGCATTCTTTATTTATTATTCTAATTAACTCATTATTTGGTTTCAATTTGCCCACTCCTCTTTTACAAAGTAAAGTAATAAATTACAAAAAGCTTTTTAAATTTATCTGATAAGTAATAAAAAATATTTAAAAAAATAATGTGTATATCTTGAATAATGTTCAATAAGATACGTATAATTTTTTATAAAATTTATAAAATTTAAAGTTTGAAGAAAAATAGAAAGAGATTCTTTTACTTTCTATAATTTTCAATTTTACTTATTTGGGGTTCAGAAGGGCATTTTCAACATTAAGTTCTGATTGACTGGGACGGCTTCTTCATCCCCCAATTATGAATTAGGAGTAAATGCTTTTATTTTTTCCTTTAATTTCTTTATACTTCCAGAAGTTTTTATAGAATGAAAAGAAAACCTATTTGAATGAAAGAAAATTTTTGGACTATAATATTTTTTAAAAAAATCCCAAGACTTATGATCAATTTTTATTATTAAAAAAGGCCATTTTTTAAATGCTATTTGAACTTTATGAGGAAGCAATATGGCTTTTATATGAAAAAGAAGCTCTTCTTCATTTATATTTCCTAATACTTTAAATAATATGTATCTTGGACGATATAATTTCATAAAACTCCCTATAGTTTACTTATAATTTCCATAGGATTGGATGAAACAATCTTTATTTTTATTACATCATCAGAAAATGAAAGTTGAATAACTCCATTATATGCTGCTTGTTTATCTAATCTAAGAAATATAGAATTACCATCAGAATATAAGTTTGGATTACTTTTTATAAGAGAAATATAAGTTTTTGAAAATGAATTTATAATATAATTGAATATTTCTGTTGCTATTTTAGAATTCCTAATATTCATATTTAATATTATAATAGGATTTCCATGATGCCCTTTTGCATAATTCTCTTGTATTTCACATATAGACCTTAAATTACTTGGAATAATATTTAGCATAGCAGTTTTTACTTTATTAGGATCTTCTGTAGCATGAACAATAGCACTTATAAAAATAGAGCTTATCATAATTTTCCTCTATTACTTTTGCCTCCTACTTCCCTTAACATATAATCCACGACTTCTTCTACCTGCTGGTGTTAAGCCCCTAAATACTCGACCTCTTTGAGCAGGATTTGCAATCCATGATAAGTCTTTATCAGAGAGAATAGAAGGATGATGAGGATCAACAAGTATAACTTCATACCAAGAAAATCTACCATCAGAAGCTACCCAATAACTTGCAAGTACGTTCATATTAGGATATTTTCTAGCAGCTCTTTCTTCTGCAATCCATTGTAGACTTTTCTTTGATGGATGAATTATTCCCATACGTTTTGGACGTCGCCCAGTATTTGGTCTAGATACATTCATTAAACCTCTTCTAACTCTAACTCTTACTACAATTATTCCTTGCTTAGCTTTATATCCAAGAGCTCTTGCTCTATTTAATCTTGTGGGATGTTCAATCCTAACTATTGCAGGTTCTTTTCTCCATTTAATTAATCTCATTAAACGTAACTTTCCAGTAATTCCTTCCATTGGTTTTTTCCACATTTCTGCCATGTATTTATATATTGACATTTAAACCCCATCCACAAAGTTTAGCTGTGGAACAATTTTATAATATTTTCGGCCATAATTATTGCCCCTTCTATTTGAGCTTCATAAGTTTGAGCGCCAATATGGGGGGTTGCAATAACATTTGGAAGTTGGATTAATTCTTTCTCCCAAGGTTCTTTTGGAGGTTCATTTTCAAATACATCAATAGCTGCTCCTGCTAATTTTCCACTTTTAAGAGCATTAAGTAAATCTTTAGTATTAACAACTTCACCTCTTGAAGTATTAATAAGATAAGCTCCATTTCGCATTAAAGCAATAGTATTGGCATTTATCATATACTTTGTTTCTTCAGTTAGTGGTACATGTAAAGATACTATATCAGAATTTCTCAATAATTCTTCAAGAGAATTAGCTTTTATAGCACCTATTTTTTCTAAACTTTCTTGATCTAAAAATATGTCATAAACAATTATCTTCATACCAAAGGCTTTAGCTCTTTCAGCTACAGCTTTCCCAATTCTTCCAAAACCTATTATTCCTAAAGTTTTACCAAACAGTTCTTTTCCATAAAATAATTTTTTCTCCCATAATCCTTTTTTCATAGATTCAATAGCATAATAAGTTCTACGCAATAGATTTAAAATTAAGGAAATTGTAAGTTCAGCTACAGCTATTGTAGACATTTGTGGAGTATTGATTACTTTTATACCTTTACTTTCAGCAGTATTAACATCTATTGTGTCTAATCCTACACCTACTCTTCCTATTAGTTTTAAATTATTAGCATTTTCAATAATTTCTTTATCAACTTTAGTTCTTCCTCTTACTATAAGTATATCATATTGATTAATTATTTTCTTTAATTCTTCATGAGTAATATCTGGCTTTTCATCAACTTCAAAACCAGCTCTTCTTAATCTTTCTGCACATTCTTTATGAACTTCATCAGCAATTAATACTCTCATTTTTAATCACCAAATTTTTAAAGTATTAATACTAAGAATATTTATCTATATAAATAATGGTGCTTAATTAATGATATCTGGAATTATTGGAAAAACAAACGTTGGGAAATCAACATTTTTTTCAGCACTTACTCTTATACCAGTAAAAATAAGTAATATTCCTTTTACAACAATAGAACCAAATAGAGGCATTGCTAGTATTAGAGTGAAATGTGTTTGTAAGGATTTTTCTATAAAAGATAATCCAAGAAATTCAATATGCATTAATGGAATTAGATGGGTTCCCATTGAAGTAATAGATGTAGCAGGATTGGTACCAGGAGCTCATAAGGGTAAAGGATTAGGAAATAAATTTTTAGATGATTTAAGACAAGTAGATGGTTTTATACATGTTGTTGATGCTGCAGGTTCTACAGATATTAATGGAAATCCTTGTGAAATTGGAAAGGGCGATCCTATAGAAGATATAAAATTTGTAGAAAATGAAATAGTAATGTGGATTTTTCAAATATTAAAAAAAGATTGGGATAAAATTTTAAAAAGAATTATTCAAACAAAGGAAGATCCAATTTCTGTAATTTATGAAAGATTAAGTGGATTAATGATTAAAAAGAAATTCATAGCTTCAATTATTAATCAATTTGAAAAAAGTATAGAAAAATGGTCTGATGAAGATATTATTGAATTTGTAAGAAAGCTTAGAAGAATTTCTAAACCAATGGTAATTGCAGCTAATAAAATAGACATATCCAAAGCAGAAGAAAATTTAAATAGAATAAAAAATGAATTTAAAGAATATTCAATTGTACCATGTTCTGCTGAAGCTGAGTTATTACTAAGATTGGCAGCTAAAAAAGGAATTATAAGCTATATGCCAGGAGATTCTACATTTGAAATTCTTAAAAAAAATGAGCTTAATGATAAACAAATTAATGCATTAATTAAAGTAAGAAATCTATTAATGAGTTGGGGGAGTACTGGTGTTCAAGATGCCATAGAAGTGCTTTATAGAAAAGAATTGAAAATGATTGCAGTATTTCCAGTAGAAAATACTACTAAATTAACAGATCATAAAGGAAATGTATTGCCAGATGTTATTCTTCTTCAAGAAGGATCTACTGTTAAAGATTTAGCATATAAAATTCATAGTGATTTAGGAGATAAATTCATATTTGCAATAAATGTTAAAACTGGGCAAAAAATAGGAGAGGATTATATATTAAAAGAAGGAGATGTAGTGAAAATTGTAGCAGGTAAGTAATTAAGTTTTTCCAAATACTCTAAAGTAATATCCTGGTTTTCTTTTTCTTCCAAAAGATCTTACTCCTTTTTCACGTATTCTTATTCTGAGGCTTTCAGCATATTCTTTTGTAATTTCACCTTTTCTCTCTAAATAATCGATTATTTCTAATGCTTCTTCATCTTTATCACATCTTTTAATAAAGTCAATAACATTTGGTTGAAAACCACGACTTTTGTCTATTTTTAATATAATTTTATCTTCTACAGAAGCGTTTTCAAGTTCTTTCATTAAATTAGGAAACATTTTTCTTAATTCTTCTTTTGAATATTCTTTCATTGTAAATCTCCTATTGCTTTTATAAATTCACTTCTCAATAATTTTATTGGAATAGATGTTTTTATTTCTTCCCATGGTAATGGTTGATCAATGGATTTTGGAATATATATATTTTCAGGACGTTTATTAAAAAGTTTAAGCACTCTTCTCCAACTTCCTAAACTTTCTGGACCTCTAATTGTTATGTCATCAATCAGTAACATTAATATTTTTGATGCTTCTAATCCTGCTGTTGAAAGATAAGCTTGAATTGCACTCCATCTATAATCCAAACACTCAACTCTTCTTATTCCAAATGAAAGGGCTTTTTTTCTAAATAAATCTACTTTTCTTTCATAATTTTCTTTTGATATTAATGGAAGCCATTGAAAGGGGGTGTTGGCCTTTGGTATTAGTGGATTTATTGAAATATGAATTGAAGATGGTTTAAATCCTAAGGAAATTATTTTTGAGAATATTTTATCTAAATTTTCATAATCCTCATCTTTTTCTCCAGGTATTCCTACCATAAAATATAATTTTAATGATTTTATACCAACATTTTTTGCATTATGAATCATGTTATACAATTGGTCTTCAGGAAAATTCTTATTGATTATTTCTCTTAATCTTTCAGAAGGGGATTCAGGTGCTATTGTTAAAGTTCTTTGTCCTCCAGATGCTATAAGTTTCATTAATTCTTCATCTGCATCATAAATTCTTAAAGATGGAATGGAAAAAACTATTTTTCTTTCCACTAGATACGAGAGAATTTCTTTTATTTGAGGATGGTCTAAAAGAGCAGAACTTATACAAAAAACTCTATTAGTATTAGTAAGTAGGAGGCCTGTTTCTAAAATATTCTTAATTACTTTAAATGATCTATCTCTCTTAGGAGAATATAGAAAAGATTCTAAACAAAATCTACAACGTCTATTGCAACCTCTGCTTATTTCTAATAAAAAAGATGATAAAAATCCATTTTCTTTTTCTAAAATTATTTGCCTTAATGCATGAGGGGCATTATCAAGATTTTTTACATAAATTTTTTCAGTAGGTTTTCCTATTTGATAAATTCCTGGTAATGAAAGTAAGTCTTCTTTATTTTTTAAATTTATTAAAATTTCTAATAATTCATTCAATATTGGTTCTACTTCTCCAATAATAAAAAAGTCAATAAAAGGTGAAATTGGAATAGGATTTGCAGTTACTGAAGGACCTCCTGCAATTATTATAGGATGAGAGCGGTTCTTTGATTCTAAAGGAATTCCAGATGATTTAATCATATCCAACATACG
Coding sequences within it:
- a CDS encoding DUF2095 family protein — encoded protein: MKEYSKEELRKMFPNLMKELENASVEDKIILKIDKSRGFQPNVIDFIKRCDKDEEALEIIDYLERKGEITKEYAESLRIRIREKGVRSFGRKRKPGYYFRVFGKT
- a CDS encoding 50S ribosomal protein L15e, coding for MSIYKYMAEMWKKPMEGITGKLRLMRLIKWRKEPAIVRIEHPTRLNRARALGYKAKQGIIVVRVRVRRGLMNVSRPNTGRRPKRMGIIHPSKKSLQWIAEERAARKYPNMNVLASYWVASDGRFSWYEVILVDPHHPSILSDKDLSWIANPAQRGRVFRGLTPAGRRSRGLYVKGSRRQK
- a CDS encoding hydroxyacid dehydrogenase, with product MRVLIADEVHKECAERLRRAGFEVDEKPDITHEELKKIINQYDILIVRGRTKVDKEIIENANNLKLIGRVGVGLDTIDVNTAESKGIKVINTPQMSTIAVAELTISLILNLLRRTYYAIESMKKGLWEKKLFYGKELFGKTLGIIGFGRIGKAVAERAKAFGMKIIVYDIFLDQESLEKIGAIKANSLEELLRNSDIVSLHVPLTEETKYMINANTIALMRNGAYLINTSRGEVVNTKDLLNALKSGKLAGAAIDVFENEPPKEPWEKELIQLPNVIATPHIGAQTYEAQIEGAIIMAENIIKLFHS
- the psmA gene encoding archaeal proteasome endopeptidase complex subunit alpha translates to MFTPPGMGYDRAITIFSPDGRLFQVEYALEAVRRGWTALGIRCVDGVVIAVEKKKISPLIDPSSMEKILKIDEHVGATFAGLSSDARILIENARQEAQINRLLYDELIDIEVLTKKISSIKQLYTQHAGVRPFGVSLLIAGVDKFGPRLFMTEPSGAYAGYYAVSIGAGSQSVTEFFEKNYNSNINLEDAINLALKALSLVIEGGLDSTRVEMAIARKDTGKFEIVSSEKLTNYIKELKAT
- a CDS encoding redox-regulated ATPase YchF, with the protein product MISGIIGKTNVGKSTFFSALTLIPVKISNIPFTTIEPNRGIASIRVKCVCKDFSIKDNPRNSICINGIRWVPIEVIDVAGLVPGAHKGKGLGNKFLDDLRQVDGFIHVVDAAGSTDINGNPCEIGKGDPIEDIKFVENEIVMWIFQILKKDWDKILKRIIQTKEDPISVIYERLSGLMIKKKFIASIINQFEKSIEKWSDEDIIEFVRKLRRISKPMVIAANKIDISKAEENLNRIKNEFKEYSIVPCSAEAELLLRLAAKKGIISYMPGDSTFEILKKNELNDKQINALIKVRNLLMSWGSTGVQDAIEVLYRKELKMIAVFPVENTTKLTDHKGNVLPDVILLQEGSTVKDLAYKIHSDLGDKFIFAINVKTGQKIGEDYILKEGDVVKIVAGK
- a CDS encoding 2-isopropylmalate synthase, whose amino-acid sequence is MKPNNELIRIINKECIDYPDYEVVDSPEPKLYKELFPFSSPPKIIWDGVIVPQEIPKELWITDTSFRDGQQAIEPYTVEQIVQLYKFLNRIGGPKGKILMTECFLYTRRDREALRQIKSLGLEYPTISGWIRANLDDLKLAKEEKLEEVGMLASISDYHIFYKFKGLSRSQVLSKYLEVIEEGLKAGITMRAHIEDCTRADILGVVVPFAKALMRLSDKYGLPVKIRIPDTLGLGLPWPQAALPRSIPKIVWILRHIVGVPSEWLEFHGHNDFHMGVANATAAWLYGASLNNTTLLGIGERAGNVPLEAMVFIYAAIKGDLDGMDTLAITEMAEYYRNVIGYKIPTYYPIVGSNFNVTRAGIHADGTLKNIEMYLPFDTEKLLGVPPGISITPYSGAAGIAFWINYHFKLKNNEKLTKDDPRVIKIYQEVLKYFEDGNVLSISDEEMMKLVKKYIPELSEKIKIK
- a CDS encoding RNA-binding domain-containing protein, with amino-acid sequence MISSIFISAIVHATEDPNKVKTAMLNIIPSNLRSICEIQENYAKGHHGNPIIILNMNIRNSKIATEIFNYIINSFSKTYISLIKSNPNLYSDGNSIFLRLDKQAAYNGVIQLSFSDDVIKIKIVSSNPMEIISKL
- a CDS encoding radical SAM protein; this encodes MKLKFALVYPNIYNVGMCNLAIRLLYELINQREDVVCERFFFSNYGEIPRSLESGMPLNAFDVIGFSLQHEMDYVRMLDMIKSSGIPLESKNRSHPIIIAGGPSVTANPIPISPFIDFFIIGEVEPILNELLEILINLKNKEDLLSLPGIYQIGKPTEKIYVKNLDNAPHALRQIILEKENGFLSSFLLEISRGCNRRCRFCLESFLYSPKRDRSFKVIKNILETGLLLTNTNRVFCISSALLDHPQIKEILSYLVERKIVFSIPSLRIYDADEELMKLIASGGQRTLTIAPESPSERLREIINKNFPEDQLYNMIHNAKNVGIKSLKLYFMVGIPGEKDEDYENLDKIFSKIISLGFKPSSIHISINPLIPKANTPFQWLPLISKENYERKVDLFRKKALSFGIRRVECLDYRWSAIQAYLSTAGLEASKILMLLIDDITIRGPESLGSWRRVLKLFNKRPENIYIPKSIDQPLPWEEIKTSIPIKLLRSEFIKAIGDLQ